From Bradyrhizobium sp. NDS-1, the proteins below share one genomic window:
- a CDS encoding adenylate/guanylate cyclase domain-containing protein: MQLTSRLALMNWLTGQGLTGLPENELLRGFCERCRAEGLDLSRGLVVIDTLHPIYEGRGFRWSDRPSNESDAFEYGSTADGDAAKSWRRSVFFHMLENGDDEMVIDLADAPSMDFSQIGELAEKGHKHYLAFVHRFGENGALGLMDCLYSCWTTRRDSGFTDGELEALRDLVPVLGLAIKSAQQVDIARTLGRVYLGRDASEQVLRGRISRGVTERINAVLWYSDLRGSTGISESIGPDEIIPFLNDYAQAVIDPIHEAGGDVLKLIGDGVLAMFWGEDMAAARRAALRAEHLFRKNVAALNKRREADGRPTTSAYIGLHVGEVFYGNIGSEDRLDFTVVGPTVNEVSRIASMSRSVDRELLASSEFYKGLDAAGRRYLVSTGRYALRGIGRAQDLYTLDPDVDASEPVTGSYERYLAS, translated from the coding sequence ATGCAATTGACCTCCCGCCTTGCGCTGATGAACTGGCTCACCGGCCAGGGGCTCACGGGCCTGCCCGAAAACGAACTGCTTCGCGGCTTCTGCGAGCGCTGCCGCGCCGAAGGGCTCGACCTGTCGCGCGGGCTGGTCGTGATCGACACGCTGCATCCGATCTATGAGGGCCGCGGCTTCCGCTGGAGCGACCGTCCCAGCAACGAGAGCGACGCGTTCGAATACGGCTCGACTGCCGACGGCGACGCCGCCAAGAGCTGGCGCCGCTCGGTATTCTTCCACATGCTCGAGAATGGCGACGACGAGATGGTGATCGATCTCGCGGATGCGCCGTCGATGGATTTCTCGCAGATCGGCGAGCTCGCCGAGAAGGGCCACAAGCATTATCTCGCTTTCGTGCACCGCTTCGGCGAGAACGGCGCGCTCGGCCTGATGGACTGTCTCTATTCCTGCTGGACTACGCGCCGCGACAGCGGCTTCACCGACGGTGAGTTGGAAGCGCTGCGCGATCTGGTGCCGGTGCTGGGGCTCGCGATCAAATCGGCGCAGCAGGTCGACATCGCCCGCACGCTCGGCCGCGTCTATCTCGGCCGCGACGCGTCGGAGCAGGTCCTGCGCGGGCGGATTTCGCGCGGTGTCACCGAGCGCATCAACGCCGTGCTCTGGTATTCGGACCTGCGCGGCTCGACCGGGATCAGCGAGAGCATCGGCCCTGACGAGATCATTCCATTCCTCAACGATTACGCGCAGGCCGTGATCGATCCGATCCACGAAGCCGGCGGCGACGTGCTGAAGCTGATCGGCGACGGCGTGCTCGCGATGTTCTGGGGCGAGGACATGGCGGCGGCGCGGCGCGCGGCGCTTCGGGCCGAGCATCTGTTCCGCAAGAACGTCGCGGCGCTCAACAAGCGGCGGGAGGCCGATGGCCGTCCCACCACGTCAGCCTATATTGGCCTGCATGTCGGCGAGGTCTTCTACGGCAATATTGGCAGCGAGGACCGGCTCGATTTCACCGTGGTCGGCCCCACCGTCAACGAGGTCAGCCGCATCGCCTCGATGAGCCGTTCGGTCGACCGCGAACTGCTGGCCTCGTCGGAATTCTACAAGGGCCTGGATGCTGCCGGGCGCCGCTATCTGGTCTCCACCGGCCGCTACGCGCTACGCGGCATCGGCCGCGCGCAGGATCTCTACACGCTCGATCCGGACGTCGATGCCAGCGAGCCGGTGACGGGAAGCTACGAGCGGTACCTGGCGAGTTAG
- a CDS encoding MFS transporter, with protein sequence MSNPPRLPDTFGRLAWSNLAAQSAEQIALAAAPIVAVLTLGVAEGQTGLLQTALTLPFVLFAIPAGLLADRVSRRSLMAGAEAMRAAALAAIVLLLALGALNLPLLALLGFAAVCGTVVYSVAAPALVPSLVSSEQLPAANARIELARTVAFASGPALGGALVGWWGASPAFGFAAALSAIAVVLLSGIYEPARAPLPRRHPFQDIREGAAFVFHHPLLRPVFVTQFIFNTGWFLQIAVFVPYAVRHLGLTAAGVGTVLTMYGVGMVIGALLATRVMQRVAFGTVVGLGPVTGFVAALVMALTVLVPSPWLAALSFFLLGVGPILWVISTTTLRQSVTPPRLLGRVSAINIMSYGARPLGSALGAVVGGLWSAEACLYLAAAVFGVQALVIWLSPAVALDRQPDMVGDEAAVRC encoded by the coding sequence ATGTCAAACCCGCCCCGTCTCCCCGACACTTTTGGCCGCCTCGCCTGGTCGAACCTCGCGGCGCAGTCGGCCGAGCAGATCGCATTGGCCGCAGCCCCCATCGTCGCCGTGCTGACGCTCGGGGTCGCGGAAGGCCAGACCGGCCTGTTGCAGACGGCGCTGACCCTGCCCTTCGTGCTGTTCGCGATCCCGGCCGGCCTGCTCGCCGACCGCGTCTCGCGCCGCTCGCTGATGGCGGGGGCGGAAGCGATGCGCGCTGCGGCGCTCGCTGCCATCGTGCTGCTGCTCGCGCTCGGCGCGCTCAATCTGCCGCTGCTGGCGCTGCTCGGCTTCGCGGCGGTGTGCGGCACCGTCGTCTACAGCGTGGCCGCGCCGGCGCTGGTGCCCTCCCTGGTGAGTTCGGAGCAGTTGCCGGCAGCGAATGCGCGGATCGAGCTTGCGCGCACCGTCGCCTTCGCCAGCGGGCCTGCGCTCGGTGGCGCGCTGGTCGGCTGGTGGGGCGCGAGCCCGGCCTTCGGCTTTGCCGCGGCGCTCTCGGCGATCGCGGTGGTGCTGCTATCAGGCATCTACGAGCCTGCCCGCGCGCCCTTGCCGCGCCGTCATCCGTTCCAGGACATCCGCGAAGGCGCGGCGTTCGTATTCCATCATCCGCTGCTGCGGCCGGTGTTCGTCACCCAGTTCATCTTCAACACCGGCTGGTTCCTGCAGATCGCCGTGTTCGTGCCCTACGCCGTGCGCCACCTCGGCCTGACCGCCGCCGGCGTCGGCACCGTGCTGACGATGTACGGCGTCGGCATGGTGATCGGCGCGCTGCTCGCGACGCGCGTGATGCAGCGCGTCGCCTTCGGCACCGTGGTCGGCCTCGGTCCCGTCACCGGCTTCGTCGCCGCCTTGGTGATGGCGCTGACGGTGCTGGTCCCCTCGCCCTGGCTCGCGGCCCTGAGCTTCTTCCTGCTGGGCGTCGGACCGATCCTGTGGGTGATCTCGACCACGACGCTGCGCCAGTCGGTGACGCCGCCGCGCCTTCTGGGCCGCGTCTCCGCCATCAACATCATGAGCTACGGCGCCCGTCCGCTCGGTTCAGCGCTGGGCGCGGTCGTCGGCGGGCTGTGGAGCGCGGAAGCATGCCTCTATCTCGCCGCCGCCGTGTTCGGCGTGCAGGCGCTGGTGATCTGGCTGTCGCCGGCCGTGGCACTGGACCGGCAGCCGGACATGGTGGGTGATGAAGCAGCGGTAAGGTGCTAG
- a CDS encoding Nramp family divalent metal transporter — protein MDARSPHLSPEAAGWRADAPTTKSLAEVNSTVAIPVAGHWSRRLLAFVGPGYLVSVGYMDPGNWATDLAGGSKFGYTLLAVILLSNLMAILLQSLAARLGIVTDRDLAQACRATYSPTVNFLLWLACEAAIIACDLAEVIGTAIALKLLFGIPLIGGALLAALDAFLLLILMNRGFRFLEAFVIALLVVIAVCFAVQIVAAAPPVAEVLRGFVPKSEIFTNPEMLYIAIGIIGATVMPHNLYLHSSIVQTRAYERNDTGRREAIKWATTDSTIALMLALFINAAILVVAAATFHKSGHSDVAGIEQAFELLSPLLGLGIASTLFAVALLASGLNSTVTATLAGQIVMEGFLDLRLPSWARRLLTRGIAIVPVIIVTAIYGERGTADLLVFSQVVLSMQLPFAVIPLVRFVSDRRKMGKFAIPTYVAAIAWIVAGVIVILNLKLLVDTFFG, from the coding sequence ATGGATGCCCGATCACCCCACCTGAGTCCCGAAGCCGCCGGCTGGCGCGCTGACGCACCCACCACCAAGAGCCTCGCCGAGGTGAATTCCACAGTCGCGATCCCGGTCGCCGGCCACTGGTCGCGGCGGCTGCTGGCCTTCGTCGGCCCGGGCTATCTCGTCTCGGTCGGCTACATGGACCCCGGCAATTGGGCGACCGACCTCGCGGGCGGATCGAAGTTCGGCTACACGCTGCTTGCGGTCATCCTGCTCTCGAATTTGATGGCGATCCTGCTGCAGTCGCTGGCGGCACGGCTCGGCATCGTCACCGACCGCGACCTCGCGCAGGCCTGCCGCGCCACCTATTCGCCGACGGTGAACTTCCTGCTCTGGCTCGCCTGCGAGGCGGCGATCATCGCCTGCGATCTCGCCGAGGTCATCGGCACCGCGATCGCACTGAAGCTGCTGTTCGGCATTCCCCTGATCGGCGGCGCGCTGCTCGCCGCGCTCGACGCGTTCCTGCTGCTCATCCTGATGAATCGCGGCTTCCGCTTCCTCGAAGCCTTCGTCATCGCATTGCTCGTGGTGATCGCGGTGTGCTTCGCGGTTCAGATCGTGGCCGCGGCGCCGCCGGTGGCCGAGGTTCTGCGCGGCTTCGTGCCGAAGAGCGAGATCTTCACCAACCCCGAAATGCTCTACATCGCGATCGGGATCATCGGCGCGACCGTGATGCCGCATAATCTCTATTTGCACTCCTCGATCGTGCAGACGCGTGCCTATGAGCGCAACGACACCGGCCGCCGCGAGGCGATCAAATGGGCGACGACGGACTCGACCATCGCCCTGATGCTGGCGCTGTTCATCAACGCCGCGATCCTCGTCGTCGCTGCCGCGACCTTCCACAAGAGCGGCCATTCCGACGTCGCCGGGATTGAGCAGGCGTTCGAGTTGCTGTCGCCGCTGCTCGGCCTCGGCATTGCCTCGACATTGTTCGCGGTGGCGCTGCTCGCCTCGGGCCTCAATTCCACGGTGACGGCGACGCTCGCCGGCCAGATCGTGATGGAAGGCTTTCTCGATTTGCGCCTGCCGAGCTGGGCGCGTCGCCTCCTGACGCGCGGCATCGCCATCGTCCCCGTGATCATCGTCACCGCGATCTATGGCGAGCGCGGCACGGCCGATCTGCTGGTGTTCAGCCAGGTCGTGCTGTCGATGCAGCTTCCTTTCGCGGTCATCCCCCTGGTGCGCTTCGTCTCCGACCGCCGCAAGATGGGGAAGTTCGCGATTCCCACCTACGTCGCCGCAATCGCATGGATCGTCGCCGGCGTGATCGTGATTTTGAATCTGAAGCTGCTGGTGGATACGTTCTTCGGGTGA
- a CDS encoding arginyltransferase: MTQHSRDTPQFYLTAPSPCPYLPGRHERKVFTHLVGERAGDLNDLLTHGGFRRSQSIAYRPACDQCRACVSVRVVANEFRPSRNFRKVMARNADIIGEQRSAVPTSEQYSVFRAYLDARHRHGGMADMTVLDYAMMVEDSHVETRIIEYRKRGPDSGITGRGEELIAVALTDVLSDGLSMVYSFFEPGQVSRSMGTFMILDHIARARRQGLPYVYLGYWIEGSKKMDYKARFLPQQRLAPSGWLRIDAQGDSASEPQD; this comes from the coding sequence TTGACCCAGCACTCGCGCGACACCCCACAATTCTACCTTACGGCGCCCTCCCCGTGCCCGTATCTGCCGGGCCGGCATGAGCGCAAGGTGTTCACGCACCTCGTGGGTGAGCGCGCGGGCGATCTCAACGATCTCCTGACCCACGGCGGCTTCCGCCGCAGCCAGTCGATCGCCTACCGGCCGGCCTGCGACCAGTGCCGCGCCTGCGTCTCGGTCAGGGTCGTCGCCAACGAGTTCCGCCCCTCGCGCAACTTCCGCAAGGTGATGGCGCGCAACGCCGACATCATCGGCGAGCAGCGCAGCGCGGTGCCCACCTCCGAGCAATATTCGGTGTTCCGCGCCTATCTCGACGCCCGCCACCGCCATGGCGGCATGGCCGACATGACCGTGCTCGACTACGCCATGATGGTGGAGGACAGCCATGTCGAGACCCGCATCATCGAGTACCGCAAGCGCGGCCCGGACAGCGGCATCACCGGCCGCGGCGAGGAACTGATCGCGGTGGCGCTGACCGACGTGCTCAGCGACGGCCTGTCGATGGTCTATTCGTTCTTCGAGCCCGGCCAGGTCAGCCGCTCGATGGGCACCTTCATGATCCTCGACCACATCGCCCGCGCGCGACGTCAGGGCCTGCCTTACGTCTATCTCGGCTACTGGATCGAGGGCTCGAAGAAGATGGACTACAAGGCCCGCTTCCTGCCGCAGCAACGCCTCGCGCCCTCAGGCTGGCTGCGCATTGACGCGCAAGGGGATTCGGCATCCGAGCCGCAGGACTAG
- a CDS encoding RDD family protein: MSYDSGNSGAWRNDGGAQPHAFDPDLNPELFRGVATRRVFAFLIDMVVISVPVILGYIFIALFGVVTLGIGWALFWLAWPASVIWAIVYYGASIGGPSSATVGMRLMDLELRTWYGAPGYFVLGATHAVLFWVTVSFLTPFVVLVGLFNGRRRLLHDFVLGTVVINNSVRAPAPQAARTW, translated from the coding sequence ATGTCGTATGACTCGGGCAATTCAGGAGCCTGGCGCAATGACGGCGGCGCACAACCACACGCCTTCGACCCCGATCTGAATCCGGAGCTGTTCCGCGGCGTTGCGACGCGGCGGGTGTTCGCGTTCCTGATCGACATGGTCGTGATCTCGGTGCCGGTGATCCTCGGCTACATCTTCATCGCATTGTTCGGCGTGGTCACGCTCGGCATCGGCTGGGCGCTGTTCTGGCTGGCCTGGCCGGCCTCCGTGATCTGGGCCATCGTCTACTATGGCGCCTCAATCGGCGGCCCCTCGTCGGCGACGGTCGGCATGCGCCTGATGGATCTGGAGTTGCGTACCTGGTACGGCGCGCCCGGCTATTTCGTGCTTGGCGCCACCCATGCCGTGCTGTTCTGGGTGACGGTCTCGTTCCTGACGCCCTTCGTCGTGCTGGTCGGACTATTCAACGGCCGCCGGCGCCTGCTGCACGATTTCGTGCTGGGAACGGTCGTGATCAACAATTCGGTCCGCGCCCCGGCGCCGCAGGCCGCAAGGACCTGGTGA
- the hemB gene encoding porphobilinogen synthase, with translation MAIKYGRPIELREVSRREGAAVPHALDLTVRPRRNRKAEWARRMVRENVLTTDDLIWPLFLIDGTNKREQVASMPGVDRLSVDQAVREAERAMKLTIPCLALFPYTDPSLRDEEGSEATNPNNLVCQAVRAIKKEFPEIGILCDVALDPFTSHGHDGLICDGKILNDETVAVLVRQALVQAEAGCDIIAPSDMMDGRVAAIREGLDRAGQPDVQIMAYAAKYASAFYGPFRDAIGSAKTLTGDKRTYQMDSANTDEALREVELDIAEGADMVMVKPGMPYLDVVRRVKDTFAMPTFAYQVSGEYAMIAAAANNGWLDGERAMMESLLAFKRAGADGVLSYFAPKAAEKLRSQG, from the coding sequence ATGGCGATCAAATACGGACGGCCGATCGAATTGCGCGAGGTTTCGCGCCGGGAGGGAGCGGCGGTGCCCCATGCCCTCGATCTGACCGTCCGTCCGCGCCGCAACCGCAAGGCCGAATGGGCCCGGCGCATGGTGCGGGAGAACGTGCTCACCACCGATGACCTGATCTGGCCGCTATTCCTGATCGACGGCACCAACAAGCGCGAGCAGGTCGCCTCGATGCCCGGCGTCGACCGTCTCAGTGTCGATCAGGCGGTGCGCGAGGCCGAGCGCGCCATGAAGCTCACCATCCCCTGCCTCGCGCTGTTTCCCTATACCGATCCGTCCTTGCGCGACGAGGAAGGTTCGGAAGCCACCAACCCGAACAATCTGGTCTGCCAGGCGGTGCGCGCGATCAAGAAGGAGTTTCCTGAAATTGGCATTCTCTGCGACGTCGCGCTCGATCCCTTCACCAGTCATGGCCACGACGGTCTGATCTGCGACGGCAAGATCTTGAACGACGAGACGGTGGCCGTTCTGGTCCGTCAGGCGCTGGTGCAGGCCGAGGCCGGCTGCGACATCATCGCGCCGTCCGACATGATGGACGGCCGCGTCGCCGCGATCCGCGAAGGGCTGGACCGCGCCGGCCAGCCCGACGTGCAGATCATGGCCTATGCCGCCAAATATGCCTCCGCCTTCTATGGCCCGTTCCGCGATGCGATCGGCTCGGCCAAGACGCTCACCGGTGACAAGCGGACCTATCAGATGGACAGCGCCAACACCGACGAAGCGCTGCGCGAGGTCGAGCTCGACATCGCCGAGGGCGCCGACATGGTGATGGTGAAGCCCGGCATGCCCTATCTCGACGTCGTCCGCCGCGTGAAGGACACCTTTGCGATGCCGACCTTCGCCTACCAGGTCTCCGGCGAATACGCGATGATCGCGGCCGCCGCGAACAACGGCTGGCTCGACGGCGAGCGCGCGATGATGGAGAGCCTCCTGGCGTTCAAGCGTGCCGGCGCCGACGGCGTGCTGAGCTACTTTGCACCGAAGGCCGCGGAGAAGCTGCGCAGCCAAGGATAA
- a CDS encoding DUF6163 family protein has product MSEISTRDAARDGARDTARENARDTAMSVAAISSERVESDDNVWTRRLVLFLRVMALLSILKGLYHWAQVTGFVGGEDEAFENQSMAWQAATVYFAVIELVAAVGLWLATPWGAVVWLTTVVSMAVIELMFPGIYGGSLIVVGVEAFMLAAYLALAWMAARERPP; this is encoded by the coding sequence ATGTCCGAGATCTCCACCCGCGATGCGGCCCGCGACGGCGCCAGGGACACTGCCAGAGAGAATGCCAGAGATACGGCGATGTCGGTCGCTGCGATCTCGTCGGAGCGGGTCGAGTCCGACGACAATGTCTGGACGCGCCGCCTGGTGCTGTTCCTGCGGGTGATGGCGCTGCTGTCGATCCTGAAAGGTCTGTATCACTGGGCCCAGGTGACGGGTTTTGTCGGCGGCGAGGACGAGGCGTTCGAGAACCAGTCGATGGCCTGGCAGGCCGCGACGGTCTACTTCGCCGTGATCGAGCTCGTCGCCGCGGTCGGCCTGTGGCTGGCAACCCCGTGGGGAGCGGTGGTGTGGCTCACGACCGTGGTGTCGATGGCGGTGATCGAGCTGATGTTCCCGGGCATCTACGGCGGCAGCCTGATCGTCGTCGGCGTCGAGGCCTTCATGCTCGCCGCCTATCTCGCGCTCGCCTGGATGGCCGCGCGCGAACGGCCGCCATAG
- the ldtR gene encoding transcriptional regulator LdtR, whose product MMKAVATAADTAERVSGQQGSVQSLYLEALTLVERLHRRLLDVIKDEFDRRGRADINSVQALLLYNIGDKELTAGELRTRGYYLGSNVSYNLKKLVELGFLDHQRSRVDRRSVRIRLTPQGQEVRRIVDALYQKHVKTVEQVGGISGEEFSTLNKSLHRLERFWTDQILYRL is encoded by the coding sequence ATGATGAAAGCCGTCGCAACTGCGGCAGATACCGCAGAGCGCGTCTCCGGCCAGCAGGGTTCGGTGCAGTCGCTCTATCTGGAAGCTTTGACTCTGGTGGAGCGGCTGCATCGCCGGCTCCTCGACGTGATCAAGGATGAATTCGATCGCCGCGGTCGCGCGGACATCAACTCGGTGCAGGCGCTCCTGCTCTACAACATCGGCGACAAGGAGCTGACCGCGGGCGAATTGCGCACGCGCGGTTACTATCTCGGCTCCAACGTCTCCTACAATCTGAAGAAGCTCGTCGAGCTCGGCTTCCTCGATCATCAGCGCTCGCGCGTCGATCGCCGCTCGGTGCGCATCCGCCTGACCCCGCAGGGCCAGGAAGTCCGCCGCATCGTCGATGCGCTCTACCAGAAGCACGTCAAGACGGTGGAGCAGGTCGGCGGCATCTCGGGCGAGGAGTTCTCGACCCTCAACAAGTCGCTGCATCGCCTCGAGCGGTTCTGGACCGACCAGATCCTGTATCGCCTCTGA
- the glyA gene encoding serine hydroxymethyltransferase: MTAAKTASAPDSFFSASLEQADPEIAAAIKGELGRQRHEVELIASENIVSRAVLEAQGSVMTNKYAEGYPGARYYGGCEWVDVAENLAIDRAKKLFGANFANVQPNSGSQMNQAVFLALLQPGDTFMGLDLAAGGHLTHGSPVNMSGKWFKASHYTVRREDQIIDMDAVAKQAEEVKPKLIVAGGSAYSRAWDFKRFREIADSVGAYLLVDMAHFAGLVAGGVHASPVPHAHITTTTTHKSLRGPRGGLILTNDEVLAKKLNSAIFPGLQGGPLMHVIAAKAVAFGEALRPDFKVYAKNVVENAKALAEAMKSHGFDIVSGGTDNHLMLVDLRPKGLKGNVSEKALVRAAITCNKNGIPFDPEKPFVTSGLRLGTPAATTRGFGVAEFQQVAGMIAEVLNAIAQSDDGKAPLVEAAIKERVKALTDRFPIYQ; the protein is encoded by the coding sequence ATGACCGCAGCCAAGACCGCCTCCGCGCCCGATTCGTTTTTCAGCGCCTCGCTCGAGCAGGCCGACCCGGAAATCGCAGCCGCCATCAAGGGCGAGCTCGGCCGGCAGCGCCACGAGGTCGAGCTGATCGCCTCCGAGAACATCGTCAGCCGGGCCGTGCTGGAAGCGCAGGGTTCGGTGATGACGAACAAGTACGCGGAAGGCTATCCGGGCGCGCGCTACTACGGCGGTTGTGAGTGGGTCGACGTCGCCGAGAACCTCGCGATCGATCGCGCCAAGAAGCTGTTCGGCGCCAATTTCGCCAACGTGCAGCCGAACTCCGGCAGCCAGATGAACCAGGCGGTATTTCTGGCGCTGCTGCAGCCCGGCGATACCTTCATGGGTCTGGACCTTGCGGCCGGCGGCCATCTCACCCATGGCTCGCCCGTCAACATGAGCGGCAAGTGGTTCAAGGCCTCGCACTACACGGTGCGCCGCGAGGACCAGATCATCGATATGGACGCGGTCGCCAAGCAGGCCGAAGAGGTCAAGCCGAAGCTGATCGTTGCCGGCGGCTCGGCCTATTCGCGTGCCTGGGACTTCAAGCGCTTCCGTGAGATCGCGGACTCGGTCGGCGCTTATCTCCTGGTCGACATGGCGCACTTCGCCGGCCTCGTTGCCGGTGGCGTGCATGCCTCGCCCGTGCCGCATGCCCACATCACCACGACGACGACGCACAAATCGCTGCGCGGTCCGCGCGGCGGCCTGATCCTCACCAACGACGAGGTGCTCGCCAAGAAGCTCAACTCGGCGATCTTCCCGGGTCTGCAGGGCGGCCCGTTGATGCATGTGATCGCGGCGAAGGCGGTTGCGTTCGGCGAAGCGCTGCGTCCGGACTTCAAGGTCTACGCCAAGAACGTCGTCGAGAACGCCAAGGCACTGGCCGAGGCGATGAAGAGCCACGGCTTCGACATCGTCTCCGGCGGCACCGACAACCATCTGATGCTGGTCGACCTCCGGCCGAAGGGCCTCAAGGGCAACGTCTCGGAGAAGGCGTTGGTTCGCGCCGCCATCACCTGCAACAAGAATGGCATTCCGTTCGACCCCGAAAAGCCCTTCGTCACCTCGGGCCTGCGTCTCGGCACCCCGGCGGCGACCACCCGCGGCTTCGGCGTCGCCGAATTCCAGCAGGTCGCCGGCATGATTGCCGAGGTCCTCAACGCGATCGCGCAGTCCGACGACGGCAAGGCGCCGCTGGTCGAAGCCGCGATCAAGGAACGCGTCAAGGCGCTCACCGACCGGTTCCCGATCTATCAGTAA
- the nrdR gene encoding transcriptional regulator NrdR, with product MRCPNCNSLDTQVKDSRPTEDSSVIRRRRVCVACNFRFTTFERVQLRELTVIKRNGRRVPFDRDKLMRSVSISLRKRQVEPERVEKMVSTIVRELETGGEAEISSEVIGETVMEHLRTLDDVAYVRFASVYRNFREAKDFADVLGELSGEEEARLAAIRK from the coding sequence ATGCGCTGCCCGAACTGCAACAGTCTCGATACGCAGGTAAAGGACTCGCGTCCGACCGAGGACTCGTCCGTGATCCGCAGGCGTCGCGTGTGCGTCGCCTGCAATTTCCGCTTTACCACCTTCGAGCGTGTGCAGCTGCGCGAGCTCACGGTGATCAAGCGCAATGGCCGCCGCGTGCCGTTCGACCGCGACAAGCTGATGCGCTCGGTCTCGATCTCCCTGCGCAAGCGGCAGGTCGAGCCTGAAAGGGTGGAGAAGATGGTCTCCACCATCGTGCGCGAGCTCGAGACCGGGGGCGAGGCCGAGATCTCCTCGGAGGTGATCGGCGAGACCGTGATGGAGCATCTGCGCACGCTCGACGACGTCGCCTATGTGCGCTTTGCCTCGGTCTACCGCAATTTCCGCGAGGCCAAGGATTTCGCCGACGTGCTCGGCGAGCTCTCCGGTGAGGAGGAAGCGCGGCTCGCCGCGATCCGCAAATGA
- the ribD gene encoding bifunctional diaminohydroxyphosphoribosylaminopyrimidine deaminase/5-amino-6-(5-phosphoribosylamino)uracil reductase RibD yields the protein MIFRILEDQFAQKAREAKDADHRFMQLALALGKRGQGRTWPNPAVGAVIVKDGVIVGRGWTQPGGRPHGEPEALLRAGEAARGATLYVTLEPCSHFGKSPPCADAVIAAGIKRVVAAIEDPNPEVAGQGHARLRAAGIAVDVGLCAAEAAFDHAGHFRRIRDKRPHVILKLAVSPDGKIGAAGGKPVAITGEAVRNRVHLLRAQSDAILIGIGTVLADDPLLTCRLPGMAARSPVRVVLDQSLRIPASSKLVGSARETPLWVMGSELAEAAAATRLGATGAQVIRIPPANASGLDLPAALHALAGKGITRLMVEGGSRVAASFIAADLVDEIWLFRGAEAVGAEGVDALDALPLSKITQSQAYKVHASETFDRDTLTIYERA from the coding sequence ATGATCTTCCGCATCCTGGAAGATCAGTTCGCGCAGAAGGCCCGTGAGGCCAAGGACGCCGATCATCGTTTCATGCAGCTTGCGCTGGCGCTGGGTAAGCGCGGGCAGGGGCGCACCTGGCCCAATCCGGCCGTTGGCGCCGTCATCGTCAAGGACGGGGTCATCGTCGGGCGAGGCTGGACGCAGCCCGGAGGACGGCCGCATGGCGAGCCCGAGGCCTTGCTGCGGGCAGGCGAGGCGGCCCGGGGCGCCACGCTCTATGTCACGCTGGAGCCGTGCTCGCATTTCGGCAAGTCGCCGCCTTGCGCCGATGCGGTGATCGCGGCCGGCATCAAGCGGGTGGTGGCGGCGATCGAGGATCCCAATCCTGAGGTCGCGGGACAGGGCCATGCGCGCCTGCGCGCCGCCGGCATTGCGGTGGATGTCGGATTGTGCGCGGCAGAGGCCGCGTTCGATCATGCCGGGCATTTCCGCCGGATCCGGGACAAGCGTCCGCATGTGATCCTGAAGCTCGCGGTGTCGCCCGACGGCAAGATCGGCGCCGCCGGCGGCAAGCCCGTCGCGATCACCGGCGAAGCTGTGCGCAATCGTGTGCATCTGCTCCGCGCCCAGAGCGATGCCATTCTGATCGGCATCGGTACGGTGCTGGCGGACGATCCGCTTCTCACCTGCCGCCTGCCGGGCATGGCCGCGCGCTCGCCAGTGCGCGTGGTGCTCGATCAGAGCCTGCGCATTCCTGCATCGAGCAAGCTTGTGGGCTCCGCGCGCGAGACGCCGCTCTGGGTGATGGGATCCGAGCTTGCGGAAGCCGCAGCCGCGACGCGCCTCGGTGCGACCGGCGCGCAAGTGATCCGCATCCCTCCGGCAAATGCCTCAGGACTCGATCTGCCCGCCGCGCTGCATGCGCTGGCCGGGAAGGGCATCACCCGCCTGATGGTCGAGGGCGGCAGCCGGGTTGCGGCATCCTTCATCGCGGCCGATCTCGTCGACGAGATCTGGCTGTTCCGCGGGGCGGAAGCGGTGGGCGCCGAGGGCGTCGATGCGCTCGATGCATTGCCCCTGTCGAAAATCACGCAGTCGCAGGCTTACAAGGTTCATGCTAGCGAGACATTCGACAGGGATACTCTCACCATCTACGAGCGCGCGTAA